The Fortiea contorta PCC 7126 genome has a segment encoding these proteins:
- a CDS encoding GGDEF domain-containing response regulator, with amino-acid sequence MFTHKILVVENEQVLAFKIRNSLQKLGYHVPEITNSGEEALRKIADTNPHLVLIDICLAGEINGIHVVDIIQEHFQIPVLYLTEYSEDIRLHKKRLSEPFSYVLKPCAEKDLKFAVEMALYKHKIYQRCQEEKQRLASTIQSMGCAVVVTFANGCVQMMNPIAEALTGWLQNEAYGKDLSEIVNLVDRDLDEVMGNLATKAIKTGRVLHLPDNCTLITKDGMKIPVGDCVAPIRDVDGNINGAVLVLQDITQRKQAEAKLMRHACYDTLTGLPNRVLFLDRLNQAIERSKRRHDYRYAVLFLDLDGFKGINDRFGHGIGDDFLVAIARRLELSLRSGDTVARFGGDEFALLIEDIKDVTDATNVANRIQETLGLPLNLDGNQIIPTASIGIALSKRDYEEPHNLLRDADIAMYRAKRAGKARYGIFS; translated from the coding sequence ATGTTCACCCACAAAATATTAGTTGTTGAAAATGAACAAGTATTAGCATTCAAAATAAGAAATAGTTTACAGAAATTGGGTTATCATGTTCCTGAAATTACTAACTCAGGGGAAGAGGCGCTCAGAAAAATCGCAGACACAAATCCACATTTAGTATTAATTGATATCTGTTTGGCTGGGGAAATTAACGGTATACATGTAGTAGATATTATTCAAGAGCATTTCCAAATACCAGTTTTATATTTAACTGAATATTCAGAAGATATAAGATTACACAAAAAACGACTCAGTGAACCTTTTAGCTATGTGCTCAAACCGTGTGCTGAAAAAGACTTAAAATTTGCCGTAGAAATGGCTTTGTACAAGCACAAAATTTATCAGAGATGTCAGGAAGAAAAACAACGACTAGCGTCAACAATTCAGAGTATGGGTTGTGCTGTGGTGGTGACATTTGCTAATGGCTGTGTCCAGATGATGAATCCCATTGCAGAGGCCCTTACCGGTTGGCTACAAAATGAAGCATACGGTAAAGATTTATCAGAAATTGTCAATTTAGTTGATCGAGACTTAGACGAAGTGATGGGGAATTTAGCCACAAAAGCCATCAAAACTGGACGGGTTTTGCATTTACCAGATAACTGTACTTTAATTACCAAAGATGGTATGAAAATACCTGTTGGCGATTGTGTTGCACCCATCCGCGATGTTGATGGCAATATTAACGGTGCGGTTTTAGTTTTGCAAGATATCACTCAGCGCAAGCAAGCAGAAGCAAAGCTGATGCGCCATGCATGTTACGATACGCTAACTGGATTGCCTAATCGAGTGTTGTTTTTAGATCGATTGAATCAAGCTATTGAGCGAAGCAAACGACGCCACGATTATCGTTATGCAGTTTTGTTTTTAGATTTAGATGGCTTTAAAGGGATCAACGATCGCTTTGGACATGGAATCGGAGATGATTTTTTAGTAGCGATCGCTCGCCGTTTAGAGTTAAGCTTACGTAGCGGCGATACTGTAGCTCGGTTCGGTGGTGACGAATTTGCGCTGTTAATCGAAGATATCAAAGACGTCACAGACGCCACTAATGTAGCCAACCGTATTCAAGAAACTTTAGGTTTACCCTTAAACCTCGATGGAAATCAGATAATTCCTACAGCCAGTATCGGAATTGCTCTAAGCAAACGTGATTACGAAGAACCACACAACCTCTTGCGGGATGCAGACATTGCCATGTATCGTGCTAAACGAGCCGGAAAAGCTCGTTATGGAATTTTTTCTTGA
- a CDS encoding sugar O-acetyltransferase — protein MPKTEKQKMLAGELYFAEDPELVADNQRAHRLLQMYNATTAGQQEQRSQILQELCGHIGKNAKIIPPFHCDYGSNIYACDSLYMNYGCIILDGNTVHIGNNVFCGPYVQIYTAYHPTEPEVRLTGQELAAPITIGNNVWIGGNAIICPGVTIGDGTTIGAGSVVTKNIPENVIAAGNPCRIIRHLP, from the coding sequence ATGCCAAAAACAGAAAAGCAAAAAATGTTGGCGGGTGAGTTATATTTTGCAGAAGATCCGGAACTGGTGGCTGATAACCAGCGAGCTCATCGCCTTCTGCAGATGTATAATGCGACAACAGCAGGGCAACAGGAACAGCGATCGCAAATCCTTCAAGAACTGTGTGGACACATAGGTAAAAATGCCAAAATTATCCCACCTTTTCACTGCGATTATGGTAGCAATATTTACGCTTGTGACAGTTTGTATATGAATTATGGCTGTATAATCTTAGACGGCAACACAGTTCATATCGGTAATAATGTTTTTTGTGGGCCTTATGTACAGATTTACACCGCCTATCATCCCACAGAACCAGAAGTCCGGTTAACTGGTCAAGAGCTTGCCGCCCCCATCACAATTGGTAATAATGTCTGGATTGGTGGCAATGCTATAATTTGCCCTGGCGTCACGATAGGCGATGGCACTACCATTGGTGCTGGCAGTGTAGTTACAAAAAATATACCCGAAAATGTGATTGCTGCAGGCAATCCCTGCCGCATCATTCGGCATTTACCCTAA
- a CDS encoding calcium-binding protein — MPSVEPDEIREHRIKTEIIVDAEDKEERALGWYDYLDDTLNFPFFAKWTKKARKTSPTPQTKQVEVLGMAPDDECLKDMFVEVVYPDGKDEDVFTARLSEIEAIDTDSDTLEALADWQYWLARGYKF, encoded by the coding sequence ATGCCTAGTGTTGAACCCGACGAAATCCGTGAGCATCGCATTAAAACAGAAATTATTGTCGATGCTGAAGACAAAGAGGAACGCGCCTTGGGTTGGTACGACTACCTCGACGATACTCTGAATTTTCCTTTTTTCGCCAAGTGGACAAAGAAAGCGCGCAAAACTTCACCTACACCCCAGACAAAACAAGTCGAAGTGCTGGGAATGGCGCCAGACGATGAGTGCTTAAAAGATATGTTTGTAGAAGTTGTCTATCCAGACGGTAAAGATGAAGATGTGTTTACAGCTCGGTTGTCGGAAATAGAAGCAATTGACACCGATAGTGACACCCTTGAAGCGCTCGCAGATTGGCAATATTGGCTAGCGAGAGGTTACAAGTTCTAA
- the rbsK gene encoding ribokinase, whose translation MTMIVLGSINLDLVAIAPYLPVAGETLLGEEFLQLPGGKGANQAVALARLGIPTQMVGRVGADGFGAELIKNLQLSGVQTDSIFVDETVSSGVAMITVDHAGENQIVVIPGANGHVNQEDITRLSQLLPGSSGLLLQLEIPIPTVIAAAQAARTAGVKVILDPAPAPANLPDELYPLVDVITPNAVEAGRLVGFPVDGVESASRAATVLLQRGVKCAIVKLGAHGVFCAQGEENFFINAFPVNTVDTVAAGDAFNGALAAAFYQGLSLHQAVVWGAAAGALAATQRGAQTSLPDRLMFDTFLEEQGIGDRG comes from the coding sequence ATGACTATGATTGTCCTCGGTAGCATCAATCTAGATTTAGTCGCCATCGCCCCTTACTTACCAGTAGCAGGAGAAACGTTGCTGGGTGAAGAATTTTTACAGTTACCGGGTGGTAAAGGTGCAAACCAAGCGGTAGCTTTAGCACGGTTGGGAATCCCTACACAAATGGTGGGACGTGTAGGCGCTGATGGTTTTGGTGCAGAATTAATCAAAAATTTGCAGCTTTCTGGTGTGCAGACTGACAGTATTTTTGTGGATGAAACTGTGAGTTCTGGTGTCGCTATGATTACAGTAGATCATGCTGGTGAAAATCAAATTGTGGTGATTCCTGGTGCAAATGGGCACGTCAATCAGGAAGATATAACTAGATTGTCGCAGTTATTACCAGGTAGTTCAGGGCTACTTTTGCAATTAGAAATTCCCATTCCAACTGTTATAGCCGCTGCTCAAGCAGCGCGGACAGCAGGTGTAAAAGTGATTCTTGACCCAGCACCCGCGCCAGCTAATTTACCTGATGAACTTTATCCGTTGGTGGATGTAATTACACCGAATGCTGTGGAAGCGGGACGGTTGGTGGGTTTTCCTGTGGATGGGGTAGAGTCAGCGTCAAGAGCGGCGACAGTTTTATTGCAGAGAGGGGTGAAATGTGCGATCGTCAAACTAGGTGCTCATGGTGTATTCTGCGCTCAGGGTGAGGAAAATTTCTTTATCAATGCATTTCCTGTGAATACAGTTGATACGGTAGCTGCTGGTGATGCTTTTAATGGTGCCTTAGCCGCTGCATTTTATCAAGGATTATCGCTACATCAAGCGGTGGTTTGGGGTGCTGCGGCTGGTGCTTTAGCCGCTACGCAGCGGGGGGCGCAAACTTCGCTTCCAGATAGGTTGATGTTTGATACTTTTCTTGAGGAACAGGGGATAGGGGATAGGGGATAA
- a CDS encoding alpha/beta fold hydrolase produces MLQFQPPGFGHKVIHTSLGAMVYYTQTNAPWAIADVADLPPLLFLHNFGGGASAYEWSKVYPAFANTHRVLAPDLIGWGESAHPVWDYQVRDYLTTIAEFITQTCRQPVKVVASSLTAALTIRLAIKQPDLFQGLFLSCPSGFDDFGQGVARRLPLPMLNVPLLDNLIYAIGAENEFAVRNFLQNFLFANPARVSQEMVEAYLTSAQQPNAKFAALAFLRGDLYFDLSLYIQQLQIPTVFFWGEAAQFSSIKLGRRLANLNIPAIRDFYAIANAGVIPHLELPEVVIGLLQQYLRV; encoded by the coding sequence ATGCTGCAGTTTCAACCTCCTGGCTTTGGACATAAAGTAATTCACACCTCCCTTGGGGCGATGGTATATTATACTCAAACGAATGCACCTTGGGCGATCGCTGATGTAGCAGATTTACCCCCGTTACTGTTTCTCCACAATTTCGGTGGTGGGGCTTCTGCGTATGAGTGGTCTAAAGTTTATCCAGCATTTGCGAATACTCACCGTGTGTTAGCCCCTGATTTGATTGGTTGGGGCGAATCGGCTCATCCTGTTTGGGATTATCAAGTGAGGGACTATCTCACCACGATCGCAGAATTTATCACTCAAACTTGTCGCCAACCTGTTAAAGTTGTAGCATCCTCACTGACGGCGGCTTTGACAATTCGTCTAGCCATCAAACAACCAGATTTATTCCAAGGATTATTTCTCAGTTGTCCCTCTGGGTTCGATGATTTTGGCCAAGGTGTGGCGCGGAGATTACCATTACCAATGCTGAATGTACCGCTCCTGGATAATTTAATTTATGCTATCGGTGCGGAAAATGAATTTGCAGTGCGGAATTTTCTGCAAAATTTTCTGTTTGCGAACCCAGCAAGAGTTTCTCAAGAAATGGTGGAAGCTTATTTAACTTCTGCACAACAGCCAAATGCTAAATTTGCAGCTTTAGCATTTTTGCGGGGTGATCTTTATTTTGATTTAAGTTTATATATTCAACAGTTGCAAATCCCCACAGTGTTTTTTTGGGGAGAAGCCGCACAATTTTCCAGTATCAAGCTGGGGCGACGCTTGGCTAATTTAAATATACCAGCAATTCGGGATTTTTATGCGATCGCTAATGCTGGAGTAATACCACATCTAGAACTACCAGAGGTAGTAATTGGTTTGTTACAGCAATATTTGAGAGTATAG
- a CDS encoding HugZ family protein, with translation MNQLEKAQAEYKTFLSGFASVIISTVNSQGIPNASYAPFVSDDSKNIYIYVSGLSTHTKNIDVNPRVSVLLIEDESLSKQIFARRRLNFDCTATLMERETEEWQQIVDQFQERFGDIIEVLRGLADFRIFRLTPDEGRFVVGFGAAYNISGDNLDQLVQITGEAKG, from the coding sequence ATGAATCAATTAGAAAAAGCTCAAGCAGAGTACAAAACTTTTTTGTCAGGATTTGCCAGCGTGATTATTAGTACGGTGAATTCACAAGGAATTCCCAATGCTAGTTATGCTCCTTTTGTGAGCGATGACTCAAAAAATATCTATATATATGTTAGCGGTCTATCGACTCATACCAAAAATATTGATGTCAATCCGCGTGTTAGTGTTTTATTGATTGAAGACGAATCTTTGAGTAAGCAAATTTTTGCCAGACGCCGTTTAAATTTTGATTGTACCGCAACTCTCATGGAACGGGAAACTGAAGAATGGCAGCAAATTGTTGATCAATTTCAGGAGCGCTTTGGTGATATTATTGAAGTTTTGCGTGGTTTAGCAGATTTTCGGATTTTCCGACTCACACCTGATGAAGGTCGTTTTGTGGTGGGGTTTGGAGCCGCGTATAATATCAGTGGTGATAACTTAGATCAACTTGTGCAGATTACAGGAGAGGCGAAAGGATAA
- a CDS encoding CIA30 family protein translates to MSDKNRSQWDLGRFIETLTYFEVIPFLNWVQQLIQGRPQKYENQPIGGSNVGVILVAGATGGVGKRVVRRLKARGEKVRCLVRDIDKAKAILGDDVDLVVADITKPETLTPVVMANIQAVICCTAVRVQPVEGDTADRAKYYQGVKFYQPEIVGDTPENVEYQGVKNLVEVATKYLSKSNEKLIFDFTQPSTELKNVWGALDDVVMGGVSASNIIFVENTALFTGNVSTDNSGGFASVRTKNFEPPFDLSGCEGVELRVKGDGQRYKLFLRTDAKWDGLGYSYSFDTVANTWINIRIPFANLIPVFRAKVVKDAPSIDTQKVCSWQLMLSKFEYDGALNPHFSPGGFTLQVESIKGYSQNTLPQFILVSSAGVTRPGRPGLNLDEQPPAVRLNDQLGGILTWKLKGEDSVRASGIPYTIIRPCALTEESGGQELILEQGDNIRGKISREDVAEICVQALQQITASYQTFEVKSAENITNSINWESLFSQLQPDRNVENRE, encoded by the coding sequence GTGAGTGACAAAAATCGTTCTCAATGGGACTTAGGCAGGTTCATTGAAACCCTTACCTACTTTGAGGTAATTCCTTTTCTGAACTGGGTACAGCAGTTAATCCAAGGTCGTCCCCAGAAGTATGAAAATCAACCCATTGGAGGAAGCAATGTGGGTGTAATTTTAGTAGCAGGTGCGACAGGTGGCGTTGGTAAGCGCGTAGTCCGACGATTAAAAGCACGAGGCGAAAAAGTGCGATGTCTAGTGAGAGACATCGACAAAGCTAAAGCAATTTTGGGTGACGATGTTGACTTAGTGGTTGCGGATATCACTAAACCAGAAACCCTAACCCCCGTAGTTATGGCAAACATTCAAGCTGTAATCTGTTGTACAGCAGTACGTGTACAACCAGTGGAAGGTGATACAGCAGATCGAGCCAAATATTATCAAGGTGTCAAATTTTATCAGCCGGAAATTGTGGGTGATACGCCAGAAAATGTCGAATATCAAGGCGTGAAAAACTTGGTGGAAGTAGCCACTAAATACCTGTCTAAATCAAACGAAAAACTAATATTTGATTTCACTCAACCATCAACTGAATTAAAAAATGTTTGGGGTGCTTTGGATGATGTTGTTATGGGTGGTGTGAGTGCTAGCAACATTATCTTTGTGGAGAATACAGCTTTATTCACAGGTAATGTTTCCACAGATAATTCTGGGGGATTTGCTTCTGTTAGAACCAAGAATTTTGAGCCACCATTTGATTTATCTGGTTGCGAAGGTGTAGAATTGCGCGTCAAAGGTGACGGTCAACGTTATAAACTCTTTTTGCGAACAGACGCTAAATGGGATGGATTGGGTTACAGTTACTCCTTTGATACGGTAGCTAACACTTGGATAAATATTCGCATTCCTTTTGCAAATTTAATTCCTGTATTTCGGGCAAAAGTTGTTAAAGATGCGCCCTCAATTGATACTCAAAAAGTTTGCTCTTGGCAATTAATGTTGAGTAAATTTGAATATGATGGTGCTCTAAATCCTCATTTTTCTCCTGGTGGTTTCACTTTGCAAGTGGAATCAATTAAAGGTTATAGCCAAAACACTTTACCACAGTTTATTCTCGTGAGTTCTGCCGGGGTAACTCGTCCCGGACGCCCTGGGCTTAATTTAGATGAACAACCCCCCGCAGTCAGATTAAACGACCAATTGGGGGGAATTTTAACTTGGAAATTAAAGGGAGAAGATAGCGTCAGAGCTAGCGGAATTCCTTACACAATTATTAGACCTTGTGCGTTGACTGAAGAATCAGGCGGTCAAGAATTAATATTGGAACAAGGAGATAATATTAGAGGCAAAATTAGCCGTGAGGATGTTGCAGAAATTTGTGTGCAAGCGCTACAACAAATAACAGCATCCTATCAGACTTTTGAAGTCAAATCGGCAGAAAACATTACCAATTCTATAAATTGGGAGTCGCTATTTTCTCAATTACAACCTGATAGGAACGTGGAGAATAGAGAATAG
- a CDS encoding aromatic amino acid transport family protein has protein sequence MSLDTYLSITPIQTVLQSKEEQVTRLFSHIEFDGKQLTHQPGSVFGSTALVAGTTVGAGVLALPAVTMSSGVVPSTALMIGAWVYALVAALLIAEATVNTMRLVGRTNINILAMVEHSLGPVGSGIAGGAYLFLQCALLIAYLAKGGDILGDAIAKIFGVQNILPGWVGITIFTLLFGGMMYLGRGKWIEKLNNTFMAIVIASFVGLLLIAGEQVKATQFLFQNWSTVGSAIPVIFVAFFFHSVVPVVVTQLEGDSRKIRQSLVLGSLIPLIMFLAWNAVILGSVSPEMIQQTLNEKTIFDPLQILRVGGAGEWLALLVSVFSEFAIVTSFIGLMYGLLDFLREIDLLKQIYSVSQLPLYSIILLPSMSFGVINPNIFFTALDYAGAFSVSVLEGIIPALMAWKQREQQQFIDSNHQSFVPGGKLTLMVIIGITLIVIVKQILLKCGL, from the coding sequence TTGAGTTTGGATACATACTTGAGCATCACTCCTATACAGACTGTTCTCCAGTCAAAAGAAGAGCAAGTCACTCGCTTATTTTCTCACATTGAATTTGATGGTAAGCAACTAACTCATCAACCAGGTAGTGTTTTTGGAAGCACGGCTCTGGTTGCGGGGACAACGGTCGGGGCTGGTGTGTTGGCGTTACCTGCGGTTACTATGTCATCTGGAGTTGTACCATCCACTGCGTTGATGATTGGTGCTTGGGTGTATGCGTTAGTCGCGGCTTTGTTGATTGCAGAAGCGACGGTGAACACTATGCGTCTTGTCGGCCGGACTAATATCAATATTTTGGCCATGGTTGAGCACAGCTTGGGCCCGGTGGGATCGGGGATTGCAGGTGGTGCTTATTTGTTCTTACAATGCGCTCTGTTAATAGCATACCTAGCTAAAGGTGGCGATATTTTAGGAGATGCGATCGCTAAAATATTTGGTGTACAAAATATTCTCCCTGGTTGGGTAGGCATCACCATTTTTACACTCTTATTTGGTGGGATGATGTATCTGGGGCGAGGGAAGTGGATTGAGAAGCTCAATAATACTTTTATGGCGATTGTTATCGCCTCTTTTGTGGGATTATTGTTAATAGCAGGAGAGCAAGTTAAGGCTACACAATTTCTATTTCAAAATTGGAGTACTGTCGGCAGTGCTATACCAGTGATATTTGTGGCATTTTTTTTCCATAGTGTTGTACCAGTAGTGGTGACACAACTAGAAGGTGATAGCCGCAAAATTCGTCAGTCTCTGGTGCTTGGTTCTTTGATTCCCTTAATCATGTTTCTGGCGTGGAATGCGGTGATTTTGGGTAGCGTTAGTCCGGAGATGATCCAGCAAACCTTGAATGAGAAAACTATTTTTGATCCCTTACAAATTCTGCGCGTAGGTGGTGCGGGAGAATGGTTAGCGCTGTTGGTGTCTGTGTTTTCTGAGTTTGCGATCGTTACTTCATTTATTGGCTTGATGTACGGATTGTTGGATTTTTTGCGAGAAATTGACTTGCTCAAACAGATTTATTCTGTGAGTCAGTTACCACTTTATTCGATAATTCTTTTACCCTCTATGAGTTTTGGTGTCATCAATCCCAATATTTTTTTTACTGCTTTAGATTACGCTGGGGCTTTTAGCGTTTCTGTTTTGGAAGGAATTATTCCCGCATTGATGGCTTGGAAACAAAGAGAGCAACAACAATTTATAGACAGTAATCATCAATCATTTGTCCCTGGGGGGAAATTAACACTGATGGTAATCATAGGAATTACTTTGATTGTGATTGTCAAACAAATTTTATTAAAGTGTGGGCTGTAA
- a CDS encoding class II aldolase/adducin family protein: protein MSIFNRQQPPLFEKVEDERLHRKQRLAAAFRLFARFGFSEGIAGHITARDPEFTDHFWVNPFGTYFGHIRVSDLILVNSEGEVVKGDRPVNRAAFAIHSQIHEARTDVIAAAHAHSIYGKAWSSLGRLLDPLTQDACAFYEDHSVFEEYTGVVLDTSEGKRISQILGNRKAIILRNHGLLTVGHTVDEAAWWFITLERSSQAQLLAEAAGRPHIIEHETARLTQTQVGSHQGGWFSFQPLYDRVAREEPDLFD, encoded by the coding sequence ATGTCAATATTTAATAGACAACAACCGCCTTTATTTGAGAAAGTTGAAGACGAACGCTTACACCGTAAACAACGCCTAGCAGCCGCCTTTCGTTTATTTGCTCGCTTTGGATTTAGTGAAGGTATAGCTGGACATATTACAGCGCGTGACCCAGAATTTACCGACCATTTTTGGGTCAATCCCTTTGGTACTTACTTCGGACATATCCGCGTCTCCGACCTAATTTTAGTCAATTCAGAAGGCGAAGTGGTCAAGGGCGATCGCCCTGTGAATCGAGCCGCTTTTGCTATTCATTCTCAAATACACGAAGCTCGAACCGACGTCATCGCCGCAGCCCACGCCCATTCAATTTATGGTAAAGCTTGGTCTAGTTTGGGTCGCCTCCTTGACCCCCTCACTCAAGATGCTTGCGCTTTCTACGAAGACCACAGCGTCTTTGAAGAATATACAGGCGTCGTCCTTGATACTTCCGAAGGTAAGCGAATTTCCCAAATCTTAGGAAATAGAAAGGCTATAATTCTCCGTAACCACGGGCTGCTTACCGTAGGACACACAGTAGATGAAGCCGCTTGGTGGTTTATCACCTTAGAGCGCTCCAGTCAAGCCCAACTTCTCGCCGAGGCCGCAGGTAGACCCCACATCATCGAGCATGAAACCGCACGTTTGACACAAACTCAAGTGGGGTCACATCAAGGCGGATGGTTCAGTTTCCAGCCACTTTACGACAGAGTAGCACGGGAAGAACCAGACCTATTTGATTGA
- a CDS encoding DUF6918 family protein: MGLSNGLSNPEKKAAVIDDCCQMIEAQLASKSGLSGIALRTAFAALKGIKPGYIAYVVEQILPQSLTAIDPIWNEGVQTGDPSGYLAANRSRTADALLSVTDARVVNSQRQIVKGTYEKLRSSAKQYVEDAVPDLAKVVDKYVNA, from the coding sequence GTGGGACTGAGCAACGGACTATCGAATCCAGAAAAAAAAGCTGCAGTTATAGACGACTGTTGCCAAATGATTGAAGCGCAGCTGGCTTCTAAGTCAGGATTGAGCGGTATTGCCTTGAGAACTGCTTTTGCTGCTTTGAAAGGAATTAAGCCAGGGTACATCGCCTATGTTGTAGAACAGATTCTGCCACAGTCCTTGACAGCCATAGATCCCATCTGGAACGAGGGTGTGCAGACAGGCGACCCATCTGGGTATTTGGCAGCAAATCGCTCTCGCACCGCAGACGCCCTACTCAGCGTTACTGATGCTAGAGTTGTCAACTCGCAGCGCCAAATAGTCAAAGGTACTTATGAAAAACTGCGGAGTTCAGCCAAGCAATACGTAGAAGATGCAGTACCAGATTTAGCGAAGGTGGTTGATAAGTACGTAAATGCATGA
- a CDS encoding aspartate aminotransferase yields the protein MSCDWIVPAERVQKLPPYVFARLDELKAKARDQGLDLIDLGMGNPDGATPQPVVEAAIAALQDPANHGYPPFEGTANFRRAITNWYRRRYDVVLDPDSEALPLLGSKEGLSHLAIAYINPGDVVLVPSPAYPAHFRGPVIAGGQVYSLILKPENDWLIDLAAIPEEVAQKAKILYFNYPSNPTAATAPREFFAEIVAFARKYEILLVHDLCYAELAFDGYQPTSLLEIPGAKDIGVEFHTLSKTYNMAGWRVGFVVGNCRVIQGLRTLKTNLDYGIFAALQTAAETALQLPDVYLHEVQQRYRTRRDFLIQGLGQLGWDVPKTKATMYLWVKCPVDQSSTDFAMNVLQRTGVVVTPGNAFGVAGEGYVRISLIADCDRLGEALHRFKQAGICYQPQAMISSSESGV from the coding sequence ATGAGTTGCGATTGGATTGTGCCGGCAGAACGCGTACAAAAGTTACCGCCTTATGTATTTGCCCGTCTAGATGAACTCAAGGCGAAAGCCAGGGATCAAGGACTGGATTTAATTGATTTGGGAATGGGAAACCCCGATGGCGCCACACCACAACCAGTGGTGGAAGCAGCGATCGCCGCTTTGCAAGATCCCGCCAATCACGGTTATCCCCCGTTTGAAGGCACAGCCAATTTCCGCCGGGCGATTACTAACTGGTATCGTCGGCGCTATGATGTGGTGCTTGATCCCGATAGTGAGGCTCTACCCCTACTCGGTTCTAAAGAGGGATTGTCTCATTTAGCGATCGCCTACATCAACCCCGGCGATGTGGTGCTTGTTCCTTCTCCAGCCTACCCCGCCCATTTTCGCGGCCCGGTAATCGCTGGCGGACAAGTCTACAGCTTAATTCTCAAACCAGAAAATGACTGGTTAATTGATTTAGCCGCCATTCCGGAGGAAGTTGCTCAAAAAGCCAAAATCCTTTATTTCAATTATCCCAGCAATCCCACCGCCGCCACCGCCCCCCGCGAATTTTTTGCGGAAATTGTCGCCTTCGCCCGCAAATATGAAATTTTGCTGGTGCATGATTTGTGTTACGCCGAGTTAGCTTTTGATGGTTATCAACCCACGAGTTTGTTAGAAATTCCCGGCGCTAAGGATATTGGTGTCGAGTTTCATACCTTATCCAAAACCTACAACATGGCTGGTTGGCGTGTGGGGTTTGTGGTGGGGAACTGCCGTGTGATTCAAGGTTTACGCACCCTGAAAACTAACTTAGATTACGGTATTTTTGCCGCCCTGCAAACCGCCGCCGAAACCGCCTTGCAACTTCCAGATGTGTATTTGCATGAAGTACAACAGCGCTACCGCACCCGCCGCGATTTTCTCATTCAAGGTTTAGGTCAGTTGGGTTGGGATGTTCCCAAAACTAAAGCTACGATGTATCTGTGGGTGAAATGCCCTGTGGATCAGAGTTCCACAGATTTTGCCATGAACGTTTTGCAACGAACAGGCGTTGTCGTTACCCCAGGAAATGCCTTTGGGGTGGCGGGTGAAGGCTATGTGCGGATCAGTTTGATTGCAGATTGCGATCGCTTAGGTGAAGCTTTACACAGATTTAAACAAGCTGGTATCTGCTATCAACCTCAAGCTATGATCTCCAGTTCAGAATCAGGAGTCTAA